One Triticum dicoccoides isolate Atlit2015 ecotype Zavitan unplaced genomic scaffold, WEW_v2.0 scaffold90599, whole genome shotgun sequence DNA window includes the following coding sequences:
- the LOC119348377 gene encoding uncharacterized protein LOC119348377, giving the protein MEREAKKKNKKKTTTTRSLAEDRGLMFAAFENRAHDDDVAESSLEESSYPPSPLLHRPYIPDELADRPDIRAAFKHAKAQYQADLACRFAFTLDRSSSLSCLSHEQHLHHIREPTKDAVLFAANSIITLSSYLDDEPLNRCCGLWIQQDYKNNTAVVLTSAHLIRAKDPDQWMDEWTGEYHRNAEVIVHLLDDTTAVASLLYLQEHYEFALYEVVVNKPVQLSTFNDNVHSGQDVFRLGRDESLDLRITHGRVEYMIPVPYERCHYMYFSNNEHILRDDGGPIIDLEGKVVGMVNNQINETFLPSPILHKCLDSWR; this is encoded by the exons ATGGAGCGGGAagcgaagaagaagaacaagaagaagacgacgacgacgagaaGCCTGGCAGAGGATCGAGGATTGATGTTCGCGGCCTTCGAGA ATCGTGCGCATGACGACGACGTGGCCGAGTCCTCGTTGGAGGAATCCTCGTATCCACCCAGCCCTCTGCTTCACAGACCCTACATCCCCGACGAGCTAGCTGATAGGCCGGACATACGTGCCGCCTTCAAGCACGCCAAGGCCCAATACCAAGCAGATTTAG CTTGTCGGTTTGCCTTCACATTGGATCGCTCCTCTTCTCTTTCGTGCCTGTCTCacgagcaacaccttcaccatatcCGTGAGCCTACAAAGGATGCGGTGCTTTTTGCCGCCAACTCTATCATCACCCTCTCGTCCTATCTTG ATGATGAGCCGCTGAATAGGTGTTGTGGTTTGTGGATCCAACAGGACTACAAGAACAATACCGCCGTGGTTTTGACGTCCGCGCATCTCATTCGCGCAAAGGATCCCGACCAGTGGATGGATGAGTGGACGGGTGAATATCATCGCAACGCTGAA GTCATTGTTCACTTGCTTGACGACACAACTGCAGTAGCCAGTCTCCTCTACCTCCAGGAGCACTATGAATTTGCTCTTTACGAGGTTGTAGTGAACAAACCGGTTCAACTGTCCACTTTTAATGACAATGTGCACTCTGGTCAAGATGTGTTCCGACTTGGAAGGGATGAAAGTCTTGATCTAAGGATAACCCATGGTAGGGTGGAATACATGATTCCTGTCCCTTACGAGAGATGTCACTACATGTATTTTTCCAACAATGAACATATC TTGCGTGACGATGGAGGCCCTATCATTGACTTGGAAGGGAAGGTTGTGGGAATGGTTAACAATCAAATCAATGAGACCTTTTTACCTTCTCCTATATTGCACAAGTGCTTGGATTCATGGAGAAA